One part of the Ursus arctos isolate Adak ecotype North America unplaced genomic scaffold, UrsArc2.0 scaffold_14, whole genome shotgun sequence genome encodes these proteins:
- the TRIM16 gene encoding tripartite motif-containing protein 16 yields the protein MAELDLMAPGPLPGITAHPLATVSPDSGSGSAAEEEDMGSPGNPQGETEGQGSSSAGQGDPDGEGEAEILCDFCLGTGRVKAVKSCLTCMVNYCEEHLRPHQENSKLHSHQLTEPVKDRDLRTCPAHHSPLVAFCRPDGQCICQECGQDEHKGHASVSLDAARRDKEAELRDTQLELERKLRLNENAIARLQANHKSVLLSVSEVKVVAEEQFGELLAAMRKAQADVMLFLEEKEQAALSQANSIKTHLEHRGAQMEKSRQELERIAAVSNTVLFLEEYCKFKNTEDNAFPSVYIGLKDKLSGIRRVITDSTAHLIQLLQSYKEKLQDFSKEEEYDISTQVSAVVERKYWTSKPEPSTRQQFLQYACDVSFDPDTAHRYLRLQEDNRKVTNTTPWEHPYPDLPSRFVHWRQVLSPQSLYLHRYYFEVEISGAGTYVGLTCKGIDRKGEERNGCISGNNFSWSLHWNGKEFTAWHSDTETPLKASPFRRLGIYVDFPGGILSFYGVEPDAMTLIHKFECKFSEPVYPAFWLSKKENAIRVVDLGEEPEKPMPTSAEAAP from the exons ATGGCTGAGTTGGATCTGATGGCTCCAGGGCCCCTGCCCGGCATCACCGCTCACCCTCTGGCCACTGTCAGCCCAGACTCTGGGTCGGGCAGCGCTGCCGAAGAAGAGGACATGGGCTCCCCAGGGAACCCTCagggggagacggagggacagggCAGCAGCTCTGCAGGGCAGGGGGATCCTGACGGCGAGGGGGAGGCGGAGATCCTGTGTGACTTCTGCCTCGGGACCGGCAGGGTGAAGGCGGTGAAGTCCTGCCTGACCTGCATGGTGAATTATTGCGAGGAGCACCTGCGGCCTCACCAGGAGAACAGCAAACTGCACAGCCACCAGCTGACCGAGCCTGTGAAGGACCGGGACCTGCGCACCTGCCCTGCCCACCACAGCCCCCTGGTCGCCTTCTGCCGCCCCGATGGCCAGTGCATTTGCCAGGAGTGTGGCCAGGACGAGCACAAGGGCCACGCCTCGGTCTCCTTGGACGCTGCCCGCAGGGACAAGGAG GCTGAGCTTCGGGACACCCAGTTAGAGCTGGAACGGAAACTCAGGTTGAATGAAAACGCCATCGCCAGGCTCCAAGCCAATCACAAATCCGTTTTG CTGTCGGTGTCAGAGGTGAAGGTGGTGGCCGAGGAGCAGTTTGGGGAGCTGCTCGCTGCCATGAGGAAGGCCCAGGCCGATGTGATGCTCTTcttggaggagaaggagcaggccGCTCTGAGCCAGGCCAACAGCATCAAGACGCACCTGGAGCACAGGGGTGCGCAGATGGAGAAGAGCAGGCAGGAGCTGGAGAGGATTGCTGCCGTCAGCAACACCGTCCTGTTcctggag GAGTACTGCAAGTTTAAGAACACTGAGGACAATGCCTTCCCTAGTGTTTACATCGGGCTCAAGGACAAGCTCTCGGGCATCCGCAGGGTCATCACAGACTCCACAGCGCACTTAATCCAGTTGCTGCAGAGCTACAAGGAGAAGCTCCAGGATTTCTCCAAGGAAG AGGAGTACGATATCAGCACTCAAGTGTCTGCTGTTGTGGAGCGCAAGTATTGGACCTCAAAACCCGAGCCCAGCACCAGGCAACAGTTCCTCCAAT ATGCGTGCGACGTCTCCTTCGACCCGGACACGGCGCACAGGTATCTCCGGCTGCAGGAGGACAATCGCAAGGTCACCAACACCACGCCCTGGGAGCATCCCTACCCGGACCTCCCCAGCAGGTTCGTGCACTGGCGGCAGGTGCTGTCCCCCCAGAGCCTGTACCTCCACAGGTACTATTTCGAGGTAGAGATCTCCGGGGCGGGCACCTACGTTGGCCTGACGTGCAAAGGCATCGACCGGAAAGGGGAGGAGCGCAATGGTTGCATTTCTGGAAACAACTTCTCCTGGAGCCTCCACTGGAACGGGAAGGAGTTCACAGCCTGGCACAGCGACACGGAAACCCCGCTCAAAGCCAGCCCTTTCCGGAGGCTGGGGATCTACGTGGACTTTCCGGGGGGGATCCTCTCCTTCTATGGGGTAGAGCCCGATGCCATGACTCTGATTCACAAGTTTGAGTGCAAGTTTTCAGAGCCGGTCTACCCTGCCTTCTGGCTTTCCAAGAAGGAAAATGCCATCCGGGTCGTggatctgggggaggagcctgagaAGCCAATGCCAACTTCCGCCGAGGCTGCTCCCTAG